One genomic window of Moorella glycerini includes the following:
- a CDS encoding D-sedoheptulose 7-phosphate isomerase, with amino-acid sequence MNDTQKIIETALADSANLYRIIAEPSFISHILEVGLVCARALSAGGKLLLFGNGGSAADAQHLAAEMVGRFKKERDALPALALTTNTSILTAIGNDYEFESIFERQIAALCRIGDVAIGISTSGNSSNVLRGLKKAKEVGATAVGLLGSGGGKILPLCDIAIVVPSSNTPRIQEAHIFIGHILCELIEELLFGGQQ; translated from the coding sequence GTGAACGATACTCAAAAAATTATTGAAACTGCCTTGGCCGATTCAGCCAACCTTTACAGAATCATTGCCGAACCGTCATTCATAAGCCATATTCTAGAGGTTGGGTTGGTCTGCGCTAGGGCTCTAAGCGCTGGTGGTAAGCTACTGCTATTTGGTAACGGAGGTAGTGCGGCTGATGCCCAACATCTAGCGGCCGAGATGGTGGGCCGATTCAAAAAGGAACGCGACGCCTTACCGGCACTGGCACTTACTACTAATACGTCTATCCTGACCGCTATTGGGAACGACTATGAGTTCGAGTCTATTTTTGAACGCCAGATAGCGGCCTTATGCCGCATAGGAGACGTGGCCATAGGTATTAGTACCAGTGGTAATTCCTCTAACGTCCTTCGTGGACTTAAGAAGGCGAAGGAGGTTGGCGCAACGGCGGTTGGCTTGTTAGGATCGGGTGGCGGCAAGATACTCCCCTTGTGCGATATCGCTATTGTTGTCCCCTCAAGCAATACTCCCCGTATACAAGAAGCCCATATCTTTATTGGCCACATTCTATGCGAACTTATTGAAGAACTACTTTTTGGAGGTCAGCAGTGA
- a CDS encoding D-glycero-alpha-D-manno-heptose-1,7-bisphosphate 7-phosphatase: MFLDRDGTINVDKGYVYRPEDLELLPGSAEGIRILNEAGFLVIVITNQAGIARGYYTEKDVQVFHEHLQNVLNAEGAHIDAFYYCPHHPEGLPPYNVECECRKPKPGLILRAQADWDIDLHSSWFVGDKSTDLAAAKAAGCMAILIGSDQYCFRAIKSVEGPVMVSTVLNAANLIINSK; the protein is encoded by the coding sequence GTGTTCCTGGACCGTGATGGCACTATTAACGTGGATAAGGGTTACGTCTACCGCCCTGAGGACCTTGAACTCTTGCCGGGAAGCGCCGAAGGCATACGGATACTTAACGAAGCAGGCTTTTTGGTCATAGTGATTACCAATCAGGCTGGCATAGCGAGGGGCTATTACACGGAAAAGGATGTGCAGGTGTTCCACGAACACCTGCAGAATGTGTTAAATGCTGAGGGTGCCCATATAGATGCCTTCTATTATTGCCCCCATCATCCGGAGGGTCTACCACCATACAATGTAGAATGCGAGTGTCGTAAGCCAAAACCGGGACTGATCCTTCGAGCTCAGGCTGATTGGGATATAGACTTACATAGCTCCTGGTTTGTAGGTGATAAGTCAACTGACCTTGCAGCCGCCAAAGCGGCAGGGTGCATGGCTATACTGATAGGATCTGATCAGTATTGCTTTAGGGCAATTAAGTCAGTAGAAGGACCAGTTATGGTATCTACGGTTTTAAACGCTGCGAATCTAATTATTAATTCAAAATGA